The Cellulophaga sp. L1A9 genome window below encodes:
- a CDS encoding rhomboid family intramembrane serine protease, with amino-acid sequence MIRITDTVKHLIIINVLFFVATLMVGDQMYQWFALWFPKNENFQIWQLVTHMFMHGGVSHILFNMFGLWMFGSPVEEYLGKKQFLFLYFSAGLGAVLFQLGFYYYEYLPAYSDLISSGLSGDQIVQMLSSNQLLETVSDAQRLKLQEMFPVYNSSMVGASGCIMGVLAAFGVMKPNAELMLIFLPIPIKAKYFIPGIILLDLFSALSGKSYFSPSNTAFMAHVGGAIFGFIMMWYWKKNSFNKNRWD; translated from the coding sequence ATGATTAGAATTACAGACACTGTAAAGCATTTAATTATCATAAATGTATTGTTCTTTGTGGCTACTTTAATGGTAGGAGATCAAATGTATCAATGGTTTGCTTTGTGGTTTCCAAAGAATGAGAACTTTCAAATTTGGCAATTAGTTACTCATATGTTTATGCATGGAGGTGTGTCGCATATTCTTTTTAATATGTTTGGACTTTGGATGTTTGGCTCCCCAGTTGAGGAGTATTTGGGAAAGAAGCAATTTCTGTTCTTGTATTTTTCTGCAGGATTAGGAGCGGTACTTTTTCAGTTGGGTTTTTATTATTATGAATACTTACCTGCTTATTCAGATTTAATTAGTTCTGGACTTTCAGGAGATCAAATTGTACAAATGCTGAGTTCTAATCAGCTTTTAGAAACAGTAAGTGATGCACAACGCCTTAAGTTGCAAGAGATGTTTCCTGTGTACAATTCCTCTATGGTAGGTGCTTCTGGTTGTATTATGGGTGTTTTGGCTGCCTTTGGGGTAATGAAGCCAAATGCTGAATTAATGTTGATATTTTTACCCATTCCTATAAAAGCGAAATATTTTATTCCTGGAATTATTTTATTAGATCTTTTCTCTGCACTTTCAGGAAAATCTTATTTTAGTCCTAGTAATACTGCATTTATGGCCCACGTTGGAGGAGCTATATTTGGTTTTATTATGATGTGGTATTGGAAGAAAAATTCATTTAATAAGAATCGTTGGGACTAA
- a CDS encoding rhomboid family intramembrane serine protease: MAVNLKYQFARLNIAEKLIVVNVLIFIITRLVAVLFRIDVDAIVHWFELPKDFGTFIMQPWSIVTYAFFHGDFGHIFWNMIMLYFTGRIFMNLFGERKFVNVYFLGAIFGGLLFIVSYNIFPALIGLNNSLIGASAAVMAVLIFVCTYTPNQEVRVIFFNVKLWHVGVVFVLIDLFFIGGGVNIGGRLSHLGGAFLGYFYASQLTQGRDIGSGFSNLLDRIQNLFKKEKKAPLKTVYRKPSSTTVHKNAASDKEKHQRQIDIILDKISKSGYESLSKAEKDFLFKAGKE; encoded by the coding sequence ATGGCAGTAAATTTAAAGTATCAGTTTGCACGATTAAATATTGCAGAAAAGCTTATAGTGGTGAACGTGCTAATATTCATCATTACGCGTTTGGTTGCTGTTCTTTTTAGGATAGATGTAGATGCTATTGTGCATTGGTTTGAACTCCCTAAAGATTTTGGTACTTTTATAATGCAGCCGTGGTCTATTGTTACCTATGCCTTTTTTCATGGTGATTTTGGTCATATTTTTTGGAATATGATCATGCTGTATTTTACAGGAAGAATATTTATGAACCTTTTTGGGGAACGTAAATTTGTAAATGTATATTTCTTAGGAGCTATATTTGGGGGGCTATTATTTATCGTAAGCTACAATATATTCCCAGCGCTAATAGGTTTAAATAATTCTTTAATTGGTGCATCTGCTGCAGTAATGGCAGTGCTAATTTTTGTGTGTACTTATACGCCAAACCAAGAAGTGAGAGTCATATTTTTTAATGTAAAACTTTGGCACGTAGGCGTTGTCTTTGTGCTGATAGATTTGTTTTTTATTGGAGGAGGAGTGAATATAGGCGGACGATTGTCGCACCTTGGTGGTGCTTTTTTGGGGTATTTTTATGCAAGCCAATTAACACAAGGGCGCGATATTGGATCAGGATTTTCTAATTTATTAGACCGCATTCAAAACTTATTTAAAAAAGAAAAGAAAGCGCCATTAAAAACAGTATACCGGAAACCTAGTAGTACGACTGTACATAAAAATGCAGCATCAGATAAAGAAAAACACCAACGGCAAATAGATATTATTTTAGATAAGATTAGTAAATCTGGCTACGAGAGTCTTTCTAAAGCAGAAAAAGACTTCTTATTCAAAGCAGGTAAAGAATAA
- a CDS encoding endonuclease/exonuclease/phosphatase family protein: MSSFFKLRFSSDTDTAADISIMTFNVRSFNRNMNIKNTAVFEETLDLITTERPDVICFQEFYYKKLKDFKNYKYNYLEYINNPGKVKLGFYSKYPIINKGLINFPESPNNAAFVDIVVKNDTVRIYNLHLESLRVIPDKDIIAQEESMKLYKRLANSFKKQQQQAEIIKKHKEDSPYKVIICGDFNGTQYSNVYKTIRGDMQDTFQEKGSGYGRTYNFKYYPVRIDFILLDDSFEVLSHKNYNVKLSDHFPVMTSFNF, translated from the coding sequence TTGAGTTCATTCTTTAAACTGCGTTTTTCTAGTGATACGGATACCGCTGCAGATATATCAATCATGACGTTTAACGTTCGTAGTTTTAATAGAAATATGAATATTAAAAATACGGCAGTTTTTGAAGAAACTTTAGATTTAATAACGACAGAGCGTCCAGATGTAATTTGTTTTCAAGAGTTTTATTATAAAAAGCTGAAGGATTTTAAGAATTACAAATACAACTACCTAGAGTATATCAATAATCCGGGTAAAGTTAAATTGGGCTTCTATTCTAAGTACCCCATCATTAATAAAGGTTTGATAAATTTTCCCGAAAGTCCTAATAATGCTGCTTTCGTGGATATCGTGGTGAAAAATGATACTGTACGGATTTATAATCTTCATTTAGAGTCGTTACGTGTAATTCCTGATAAGGATATTATAGCGCAAGAAGAGTCTATGAAATTATATAAAAGACTTGCCAATTCTTTTAAAAAACAACAACAGCAAGCAGAAATAATTAAGAAGCATAAAGAAGATTCTCCTTATAAAGTTATAATCTGTGGCGATTTCAATGGTACACAATATTCTAATGTATATAAAACCATTAGAGGCGATATGCAGGATACTTTTCAAGAAAAAGGGTCTGGATACGGGAGAACCTACAATTTTAAATACTACCCTGTTCGTATAGATTTTATTCTGTTGGATGATAGTTTTGAAGTGCTATCCCATAAAAATTACAATGTAAAACTATCAGATCATTTTCCGGTCATGACCTCATTCAACTTCTAA
- a CDS encoding DUF6122 family protein produces the protein MLRFIAHYGIHFVVPILIGILFFKRETRARAIIILLAAIIIDVDHLFAARIFDPNRCSINFHFFHQYWAIVIYFGLLFFRKTRIFGIALLLHMVADATDCYLMQLEVE, from the coding sequence ATGCTTAGGTTTATAGCCCATTACGGAATTCATTTTGTAGTCCCCATTCTAATAGGCATCCTATTTTTTAAAAGAGAAACTAGAGCTAGGGCCATTATTATACTTTTAGCAGCTATTATAATTGACGTAGACCATCTTTTTGCTGCACGTATTTTTGATCCCAACAGGTGTAGCATCAACTTTCATTTCTTTCACCAATATTGGGCTATTGTTATTTATTTTGGCTTGTTATTTTTTAGAAAGACGAGAATTTTTGGGATTGCATTATTGCTACACATGGTCGCAGACGCAACAGATTGCTATTTAATGCAGTTAGAAGTTGAATGA
- a CDS encoding WbqC family protein, whose amino-acid sequence MKVLMHPGYFLNLTNFAVIAQKDIIWEVSGNYQKQSFRNRCNIANDRGFHTLSIPIKHNGKNKGANAYAEVLIDNKYAWQRQHWRTLQTAYRTSPFFEFYEDEISELYTKTFDSLLEFNLRTIEIACECLQLDMPAIKTKIFHKTPEDDSHDGRYLIDAKKQVNIPQEPYVQVFGDRNGFIDNLSILDLLFNEGTNALSYLEQMPLDFLDA is encoded by the coding sequence ATGAAAGTTTTAATGCATCCAGGTTATTTTCTGAACCTGACCAATTTTGCAGTAATCGCCCAAAAAGATATTATTTGGGAAGTATCTGGGAATTATCAAAAGCAAAGTTTCAGAAACCGTTGTAATATTGCGAATGATCGTGGCTTTCATACTTTAAGTATTCCTATCAAACACAACGGAAAGAATAAAGGGGCAAACGCGTATGCAGAGGTTTTAATTGACAATAAGTATGCATGGCAACGTCAGCACTGGCGAACCCTACAAACCGCTTATAGAACATCTCCGTTCTTTGAGTTCTATGAAGATGAAATATCTGAATTATATACTAAAACTTTTGACTCACTACTAGAATTTAATCTTAGAACGATAGAAATTGCTTGTGAATGTTTACAACTAGACATGCCAGCAATTAAAACAAAAATCTTTCACAAGACTCCAGAAGATGACAGTCATGATGGCCGCTACCTCATAGATGCCAAAAAACAAGTAAACATTCCTCAAGAACCTTATGTTCAAGTATTTGGAGACCGAAATGGCTTTATTGATAATTTAAGCATCCTAGACTTACTCTTTAATGAAGGTACCAATGCCCTAAGCTATCTAGAGCAAATGCCACTTGATTTTTTAGATGCTTAG
- the lepB gene encoding signal peptidase I — protein MNGTQWLIFILVIQVIHFLGTWKLYIKAGRKGWEAAIPVYNAIILMKIINRPKWWVILLFIPIINLLMFPVIWVETIRSFGKNTLLDTWLVLLTLGFYTYYVNYALDVTYIEDRSLQPKTVAGEWVSSIVFAVVAASIVHTYFVQPYVIPTASLEKTLLVGDFLFVSKFHYGARTPMTTVAAPMVHDTLPVLGVKSYLTKPQLPYFRLPGFKKVKKNDIVVFSWPADTVYQFFKKAKGVIKPVDKKSNYVKRCVGTPGDSLSVINGDVYINGEKLVLSDRAKPQFYHTVIADKDIDKTIINLAGGMQNYVDGVIKIPKEVLLQDKAREILKTRTTLELIKSDATYNYYTGRFSANNVASFLKAENVKNMALFNMTDAEAAALVGKAGIIEVKRFSEHNKNMGVFPQNKNLEGTVDNFGPVYLPEKGQTLKLTLENLPYYKKIIRDYEHHTLSVSGNQILIDGVKTDQYTFSQGYYWMMGDNRHRSEDSRIWGYVPEDHIVGTPIFIWMSIDHFTEGFKNWNIRWERVFTTVSGDGEPTSYFKYFLILLVAYFGFDYFRKKKKAKKE, from the coding sequence ATGAACGGAACACAGTGGTTAATATTCATACTAGTTATTCAAGTAATTCATTTTTTAGGTACTTGGAAATTATATATTAAAGCCGGAAGAAAAGGTTGGGAAGCAGCAATACCTGTATATAACGCAATCATATTAATGAAAATTATCAACCGTCCTAAATGGTGGGTAATTTTATTATTTATTCCTATTATTAATCTTTTAATGTTCCCTGTAATTTGGGTAGAGACTATCCGTAGTTTCGGAAAAAACACTTTATTAGACACTTGGTTGGTCTTATTAACTTTAGGTTTTTATACTTACTATGTCAATTACGCACTTGATGTAACGTATATTGAAGATAGAAGTTTACAACCAAAAACGGTAGCTGGAGAATGGGTAAGTTCAATCGTTTTTGCTGTGGTAGCCGCTAGTATTGTACACACTTATTTTGTACAACCTTATGTTATCCCAACAGCTTCTTTAGAAAAAACGTTATTGGTGGGTGATTTCTTATTTGTAAGTAAATTTCATTACGGCGCAAGAACACCCATGACCACAGTGGCCGCTCCAATGGTACATGATACACTTCCTGTGTTGGGCGTAAAATCATATTTAACAAAACCTCAATTGCCCTATTTTAGATTACCTGGGTTTAAGAAGGTGAAAAAGAATGATATTGTAGTTTTTAGTTGGCCTGCAGATACGGTGTATCAATTTTTTAAAAAAGCTAAAGGGGTTATAAAGCCCGTAGATAAAAAATCTAATTATGTAAAGCGCTGTGTAGGTACTCCTGGAGATTCGCTTTCTGTTATCAATGGAGATGTATATATCAATGGTGAAAAACTCGTCTTATCAGATAGAGCAAAACCACAATTTTACCATACGGTAATTGCTGATAAAGATATAGACAAGACTATAATTAATTTAGCGGGTGGGATGCAAAATTACGTTGATGGCGTCATCAAAATCCCTAAAGAAGTCTTGTTGCAAGATAAAGCAAGAGAAATCTTAAAGACTAGAACAACTCTAGAACTTATAAAGTCTGATGCTACCTACAATTACTATACTGGTCGCTTTTCTGCCAACAATGTCGCTTCGTTCTTGAAAGCTGAGAATGTAAAAAATATGGCGTTGTTTAATATGACGGATGCTGAAGCAGCAGCTTTAGTAGGCAAAGCAGGCATCATTGAAGTAAAACGCTTTAGCGAACACAATAAGAACATGGGGGTTTTCCCTCAGAACAAAAACTTAGAAGGCACAGTTGATAATTTTGGTCCTGTTTACCTTCCTGAAAAAGGGCAAACATTAAAACTGACTCTTGAAAATTTACCGTATTATAAAAAAATTATCCGTGATTACGAACATCATACCCTTTCCGTTTCTGGAAATCAGATCCTGATTGATGGTGTTAAAACAGATCAGTACACTTTTAGCCAAGGGTATTATTGGATGATGGGAGACAACAGACATCGATCTGAAGACAGTAGAATTTGGGGCTACGTACCTGAAGATCATATTGTAGGTACGCCTATTTTTATCTGGATGAGTATTGACCATTTTACAGAAGGGTTTAAAAATTGGAATATTCGTTGGGAACGAGTATTTACTACCGTTAGCGGCGATGGTGAACCTACCTCCTATTTCAAATATTTCTTAATCCTTTTAGTTGCTTATTTCGGATTTGATTATTTCAGAAAAAAGAAAAAGGCTAAAAAAGAATAA
- the dapB gene encoding 4-hydroxy-tetrahydrodipicolinate reductase, whose product MRIALFGYGKMGKMIEALALKKNHTIVAKIDIDDTEIDFSTFDVAIDFSQPSAAFNNIKRCLENKTPIISGTTGWLDRYDDAVGLCNENNGAFIYASNFSLGVNLFFELNDYLAKMMANLRDYHVSLEEIHHTQKLDAPSGTAITLAESIIKNTSYTSWELDATKEHVLPIIAIREASVPGTHSVTYESHVDSIEIKHTAHNREGFALGALTAAEWIIGKHGVFSMKDVLHID is encoded by the coding sequence ATGAGGATTGCACTATTCGGTTATGGAAAAATGGGGAAAATGATTGAAGCCTTAGCTTTAAAAAAGAACCATACCATAGTAGCAAAAATAGACATTGATGATACAGAAATTGATTTTTCTACTTTTGATGTCGCGATTGATTTTAGTCAACCTTCAGCTGCATTTAATAATATAAAAAGGTGCTTAGAAAACAAAACACCTATTATTAGTGGTACCACAGGTTGGTTAGACCGCTATGATGATGCAGTTGGTTTGTGTAATGAGAATAATGGTGCCTTTATATACGCCTCAAACTTTAGCTTAGGGGTAAATTTATTTTTTGAACTCAACGACTATTTAGCCAAGATGATGGCAAACTTAAGAGACTATCATGTTTCTTTGGAAGAAATACATCATACACAAAAACTAGATGCTCCGAGTGGTACCGCAATTACATTAGCAGAAAGCATTATTAAAAACACCTCATATACCAGTTGGGAATTAGATGCGACTAAAGAACATGTCTTGCCTATAATAGCAATTAGAGAAGCTAGCGTTCCAGGGACACACAGTGTCACCTACGAAAGTCACGTAGACAGTATTGAAATTAAACACACCGCACACAATAGAGAAGGTTTTGCATTAGGCGCATTAACTGCAGCAGAATGGATTATTGGTAAGCACGGAGTTTTCTCTATGAAAGACGTGTTACACATCGATTAA
- a CDS encoding DUF5683 domain-containing protein translates to MVNRNIFLLLIFVGFTFATFAQEEEKTTQKEDTQLDSIQTDLKSQGIVVQDSVFEKRVEINPLSPAKAAFYSAIIPGLGQVYNKRYWKVPIVYAVLGVTIYSYDFNNTQYKRFRTAYKRRLAGFTDDEFYDLAPFSDTELTEPEFSTDALQDAQENYQRDRDLMLLVTIGMYVLNIIDANVDSHLKQFNVDDNLSVDFQPYLDYNEITAQPNYGMALTIKF, encoded by the coding sequence TTGGTGAATAGGAACATATTTTTACTACTGATTTTTGTAGGCTTTACTTTTGCGACATTCGCACAAGAAGAGGAAAAAACTACCCAAAAAGAAGATACACAATTAGACAGCATTCAAACTGATTTAAAAAGTCAGGGTATTGTAGTGCAAGACTCTGTTTTTGAAAAACGAGTTGAGATAAATCCATTATCTCCAGCTAAGGCTGCGTTTTATTCTGCCATTATTCCTGGACTTGGACAGGTGTATAATAAAAGATATTGGAAAGTACCAATTGTATATGCTGTGTTAGGAGTAACAATTTACTCCTATGACTTTAATAACACACAATACAAGCGTTTTAGAACGGCTTACAAACGGAGGTTGGCGGGCTTCACCGATGATGAATTTTACGATTTAGCACCTTTTAGCGACACCGAACTTACAGAACCAGAATTTTCTACAGATGCATTACAAGATGCTCAAGAAAATTACCAAAGAGATCGCGATTTAATGTTACTAGTAACTATTGGCATGTACGTACTTAATATCATTGATGCCAATGTAGATTCGCACTTAAAACAGTTTAATGTTGATGATAATTTAAGCGTAGATTTTCAGCCTTACTTAGACTACAACGAAATTACTGCCCAACCAAATTATGGTATGGCACTCACAATAAAATTTTAA
- a CDS encoding ParB/RepB/Spo0J family partition protein, translated as MAKATQKQVLGRGLSALLKDPENDIKSASDKNADKVVGNIVELDLVAIEVNPFQPRSNFNDEALHELASSIRELGVIQPITVRKLEFNKYQLVSGERRFRASKLIGLETIPAYIRIANDQESLEMALVENIQRQDLDPIEIALSYQRLIDEIQLTQEKMSERVGKKRSTITNYLRLLRLDPIIQTGIRDGFLSMGHGRALVNIDEKDDQLALYEKIISNNLSVRDTEKAVKEYQNPSANQKDTTPKITKTPGFIENSLNDFNSYLSVKVEAKATDKGKGKLTIPFNSKADFERIKKLILGE; from the coding sequence ATGGCGAAAGCAACCCAAAAACAAGTATTAGGTAGAGGTCTATCTGCGTTATTAAAAGACCCTGAAAATGATATTAAATCTGCATCAGACAAAAATGCAGATAAAGTTGTTGGTAATATTGTAGAGTTAGATTTAGTGGCCATTGAGGTAAACCCTTTTCAGCCACGTTCTAATTTTAACGATGAGGCTTTGCATGAATTAGCTTCATCTATTCGAGAATTGGGCGTTATTCAGCCAATTACAGTACGTAAATTAGAATTCAACAAATACCAATTAGTATCTGGGGAACGAAGATTTAGAGCGTCTAAATTAATAGGTTTAGAAACTATTCCTGCGTATATCCGGATTGCTAACGATCAAGAATCGTTAGAAATGGCTTTGGTAGAGAATATTCAAAGGCAAGATTTAGATCCTATTGAAATTGCATTATCCTACCAACGTCTTATTGATGAAATTCAATTAACGCAAGAAAAAATGAGTGAGCGTGTTGGTAAAAAACGGTCTACCATTACCAATTATTTACGCTTACTACGTTTAGATCCTATCATTCAAACCGGAATTAGAGATGGTTTTTTGAGTATGGGGCACGGTAGAGCGCTAGTAAATATTGATGAAAAAGATGATCAACTTGCTTTGTATGAAAAAATTATAAGCAATAATTTATCTGTTCGAGATACCGAAAAAGCAGTAAAAGAATACCAAAATCCTAGTGCCAACCAAAAAGATACCACCCCTAAAATAACTAAAACCCCTGGTTTTATTGAAAATAGTTTGAATGATTTCAATTCATACTTATCTGTAAAAGTAGAGGCTAAAGCTACTGATAAAGGAAAAGGAAAATTAACAATCCCTTTTAATTCTAAGGCGGATTTTGAGCGTATTAAAAAATTAATTCTTGGTGAATAG
- a CDS encoding ParA family protein has protein sequence MGKIIAIANQKGGVGKTTTTVNLAAALGVLEKKVLLIDADPQANATSGLGIDVDSIEIGTYQLLEHTKTAEEIIIETTSPNVDLIPAHIDLVAIEIELVDKEQREYMMKKSILSLKEKYDYILIDCAPSLGLLTLNALTAADSVIIPIQCEYFALEGLGKLLNTIKSIQRIHNPDLDIEGMLLTMYDSRLRLSNQVVEEVRKHFSEMVFDTIIQRNVRLSEAPSYGESIIKYDASSKGAVNYLSLAQEVLNKNKEKV, from the coding sequence ATGGGCAAAATAATAGCCATAGCAAATCAAAAAGGTGGTGTAGGCAAAACCACTACAACCGTAAATCTTGCCGCAGCCCTAGGCGTGCTAGAAAAAAAAGTACTTTTAATAGATGCTGATCCCCAAGCAAATGCAACATCTGGTTTAGGTATTGATGTTGACAGTATCGAAATAGGTACTTACCAATTATTAGAGCATACAAAGACAGCAGAAGAAATCATCATTGAAACCACTTCTCCTAATGTAGATTTAATTCCAGCGCACATTGACCTAGTTGCGATTGAAATTGAACTCGTAGATAAGGAACAACGGGAATACATGATGAAAAAAAGTATTTTATCACTTAAAGAAAAATATGATTACATCTTAATTGATTGTGCTCCTTCTTTAGGGTTACTTACACTAAACGCCTTAACGGCTGCCGATTCTGTAATCATTCCTATCCAATGTGAATATTTTGCATTAGAAGGTCTTGGTAAACTATTGAATACTATTAAAAGTATACAACGTATTCACAATCCAGATCTGGATATTGAAGGGATGTTATTAACAATGTATGATTCTCGTTTACGCTTGTCTAATCAAGTTGTAGAAGAGGTTCGAAAGCATTTTAGCGAAATGGTTTTTGATACCATCATCCAACGTAATGTTCGATTAAGTGAAGCTCCGAGTTACGGAGAAAGTATTATAAAATATGATGCCTCAAGTAAAGGAGCTGTAAATTATTTAAGCTTAGCACAAGAGGTACTGAATAAAAATAAGGAAAAAGTATAA